Proteins encoded within one genomic window of Actinoplanes octamycinicus:
- a CDS encoding oxygenase MpaB family protein, which translates to MRRRYDNLRRIQSLDPEVDFEEIYRQMLLVEFPFDMKLGLNLGFNRSFSTPAVAAVLAGTGELTERAQKRRDDTGLLMYEMILHGFDHPRGRAAVRRINQIHRPYRDMPAAEYRYVLACCVVIPLRWLDRYAWRRPCCHERRATFRFYAELGRRMGVTGIPDTLPELESWFDTYDAEHLVPNAPAAAIERATRVLLVTPGGLKDALLSALYDDRLRAATGVPEPSWPIRAAVHLGLRGRALALRHLGRPRTVPRFADGLRAKSYPDGYDISELGPAP; encoded by the coding sequence ATGCGGCGCCGGTATGACAACCTTCGACGGATCCAGTCCCTCGACCCGGAGGTCGACTTCGAGGAGATCTACCGGCAGATGCTGCTGGTGGAGTTCCCGTTCGACATGAAACTGGGCCTCAACCTGGGCTTCAACCGGTCGTTCTCGACGCCGGCGGTGGCCGCGGTGCTGGCCGGGACCGGGGAGCTGACCGAGCGCGCGCAGAAACGGCGCGACGACACCGGACTGCTGATGTACGAGATGATCCTGCACGGTTTCGACCATCCGCGCGGCCGGGCGGCGGTCCGCCGGATCAACCAGATCCACCGGCCGTACCGGGACATGCCCGCCGCGGAGTACCGCTACGTGCTGGCCTGCTGTGTGGTGATCCCGCTGCGCTGGCTGGACCGGTACGCCTGGCGCCGCCCGTGCTGCCACGAGCGCCGCGCGACGTTCCGGTTCTACGCCGAGCTGGGCCGGCGGATGGGCGTGACCGGCATCCCGGACACCCTGCCCGAGCTGGAGTCCTGGTTCGACACCTACGACGCCGAGCACCTGGTGCCGAACGCGCCGGCCGCCGCGATCGAGCGGGCCACCCGGGTGCTGCTGGTCACGCCCGGCGGGCTCAAGGACGCGCTGCTCAGCGCCCTCTACGACGACCGGTTGCGGGCCGCGACCGGAGTGCCGGAGCCGTCCTGGCCGATCCGCGCCGCGGTGCATCTCGGGTTGCGCGGCCGGGCCCTGGCGCTGCGCCATCTGGGGCGGCCGCGCACGGTGCCGCGGTTCGCCGACGGGCTGCGGGCCAAGAGCTACCCGGACGGGTACGACATCAGCGAGCTCGGCCCGGCACCGTGA
- a CDS encoding thioesterase family protein: MHSFTEATAVQPTADGFRADLDPQWAVGDKLHGGYLMAVVARAVAGAAGDAHPHPIAMTTTFLRPPQPGEATVAVELLRAGRSTAQYRARLLQGGEPCAESLVTQGVLDDAAPWWTGLPAPELPAEDECLHLPSNPPGAAFPVHLLDVVEHRLDPAGLGFAMGRPSKDGLVGGHLRLADGTDWDPLSLLVALDPSPPVSLALGIQGWAPTISLTAYVRRLPAPGPLRMTMRSAQVTGGRMDETALLWDAKGALVAQAVQLAAVRP; this comes from the coding sequence ATGCACAGCTTCACCGAGGCCACCGCCGTCCAGCCGACCGCTGACGGCTTCCGCGCCGACCTGGACCCGCAGTGGGCGGTCGGCGACAAGCTGCACGGCGGGTACCTGATGGCGGTCGTCGCCCGGGCCGTCGCCGGGGCGGCCGGCGACGCGCATCCGCACCCGATCGCGATGACCACCACGTTCCTGCGGCCGCCGCAGCCGGGCGAGGCGACGGTCGCCGTGGAGCTGCTGCGGGCCGGCCGCAGCACCGCGCAGTACCGGGCCCGGCTGCTGCAGGGCGGCGAGCCGTGCGCCGAGTCGCTGGTCACCCAGGGCGTCCTGGACGACGCCGCACCCTGGTGGACCGGCCTGCCGGCGCCGGAGCTGCCGGCCGAGGACGAGTGCCTGCACCTGCCGTCGAACCCGCCCGGCGCCGCGTTCCCGGTCCACCTGCTCGACGTGGTCGAGCACCGCCTCGACCCGGCCGGCCTCGGCTTCGCGATGGGCCGGCCGTCGAAGGACGGCCTGGTCGGCGGTCACCTGCGCCTCGCCGACGGCACCGACTGGGATCCGCTGAGCCTGCTCGTCGCGCTCGACCCGAGCCCGCCGGTGTCGCTGGCGCTGGGCATCCAGGGGTGGGCTCCGACGATCAGCCTCACCGCCTACGTCCGGCGGCTGCCCGCCCCCGGCCCGCTGCGGATGACGATGCGCTCGGCGCAGGTGACCGGCGGCCGGATGGACGAGACCGCGCTGCTGTGGGACGCCAAGGGCGCCCTGGTCGCGCA